In Melospiza georgiana isolate bMelGeo1 chromosome 31, bMelGeo1.pri, whole genome shotgun sequence, the genomic window TCACCAGTCCATAGGGAAACACTATTCCTCTGGCTATGGACAGGGAGATGTCCTGGGGTTTTATATCAACCTTCCAGAGGATACTGAGACAGCCAAATCCCTGCCTGACACCTACAAAGACAAGGTGAGGTGCAAGTTCACTGTTGGATTAAGCCTTGGCAGGTGGAAAAGTGGAAAATGAGCTGCTGTGCCCCTTTTTGTGCCCATCCTGCCTCTTGATACCTCTGTGGTTCCTGGGGGAGAGGCCCAAAGTGTTGATCTCAAGAAAGCAAAACACTCCAGGATGGGATTGCCCACATCTCCTTTCACCTTCCCCTCCTGGCTCTGAAATCTCTGAGCTGTGGGAGTCACTCCTCACAGGTACTCTGACACCAGGCACGCCTGGCCCTGAGCAGGTGACAGGTAACAGATTTTGGGCTTGTTCCTGATgttgtttgctgctttttcaggCTTTGATCAAGTTCAAAAGCTACTTGTACTTTGAAGAGAAGGATTTTGTGGACAAAGCAGAGAAGAGCCTAAAGCAAGCCCCTGGAAGCCAGGTGAGTTTTTGCTGTCACTTCAACTCGTGCCTGACCTGAGTGAAAGGGAGCAGGCATTAATCTGGTCAGGGTTGCTGTGTCCTGACAGCCACCATCAGTGGGAAAACCTTTCATTTTTCAGATCATATTCTTCAAGAATGGTGTCAACCAAGGAGTTGCCTTCAAGGACATCTTTGAGGGGGTTTATTTTCCTGCTATCTCTCTGTACAAAGGCTGCACGGTAAGTGAGGGGTGTTTGAAAGGGAATTTCTAAATCCATCAGTTTCACACACCAAGTGTGTTCATGCACAAAGTGTGGGCATCCAGAAGTGTGCCAAGTGAAAAGGAAAGATGGGAATCATTTTAGTGCTCTGGAACAATCGTGCTGTTCACATGTGTAACAAGATTATCAAATTGCTGAAGTAACATCAGAAATGTTTGTTCCTGTGGACTTGTACAGGGTGTGGAGAGGCTCAGGAGTAGGAAGGAATGAGGACAGAGGACTAAAGAGATTTCCCTGGATTTTTagatttaatgaaaatatgttttccaCAGGTTTCCATAAACTTTGGGCCATATTTCAAGTATCCACCAAGAGACATCACTTACCATCCTGTAAGTAAAACTGAACTTCTTACTTCATTTGAAAAACCTCATTATTTAAATCAAAGATGTTTTGGTGTGATTCATAGCACACCTGTACCTGCCCTTCAGTCTCAATACCTGGACTAAAGGAGCCAAAAGGATTGTGTTAAAAAATGCATAAGGACAGATATCCAAATGAATtgttacattttaattaaataatagGTGCTATTATCTTGTTCCTCTTGGTAGATTGTTGGCCTCATTTGTCAGTAAGGGGGCTGAATTGTTGTTCAAGGAAACACTTGGAATTTCCCCCCTGCCAGAAGTGTTTTGAGGAGGGaaacagccctgggctgtgtggtCCCTCCTTGTCCAGGAGTGCAGCTCACTGTGCTTCCCCCTGCAGATGAGTGACATGGGCTGGGGGGCCGTGGTGGAGCACACGCTGGCAGATGTCCTGTACCACGTGGAGACAGAGGTGGATGGCAGGAGGAGCCCTCCCTGGGAGCCCTAAACCCCAGCACTGTGGCTTTGCTGCAGAGGAAGCTCCATCTGTGTCTCAGTGATCAGCCAAGGAGCCAACAGGCCGAGGAggatgcagccctggctggcaggtgtgtgtgtgtgtgtgtgtgtgtgttcacagctccccactgccccaggagggtgttttgtgctgctgggggtgtTGGAGAACCTTCTCCCAGGCTGTGACAGCTCAGGAcctgccagctgtggctgcagtgacCCCTGAGCTCAGGTGTGTTTGGCTGGTGGTGGCcaacagctcccagccaggatGGCTCTGTTGGAACAACACGGCTGCATGCAAGACTGAAATTTGGGCTTCTGTccaaactgtatttttttttccccacagactGGAAaccagtttaaaaataaaggctttaactcttctttttattcttgtttttgTCTTGTAAATTGTTACAAACGACATTGAAACTCAAAGTAGCTACACTTGGAGATCTTTTGAGCTGAAGATCTCCTGTGCACAGGAGTTACATGGGGCCTAATGATCATCATTGCAGAGCTTTGGGTGAATAAATAATTTGACATTTCTTATTTGTtggtacagaaaaaaaaataaattagagcTTAACAAAATTAAGTAAGTGGTGTGTTTGAGCTTAGGGAGAGTAAAAGTTGAGGTTCAGTCAGGCTTGTGTTTGCCTCACTGAGGATGTACCTTCCCAGTCAGCTATTAGCCCAGACCTTTAATTGTAGACAGCACTAATTAAAGCTTTATTTATTCATTGAAAGTAATTAGGGAGGGTGGAGTTGGCTGACTGGGCCAGCACATGCTCAGTTAAGCAACTGCAGGAATTAAATTTTTAGTCCTGCACTTACACAACGAGCTTCAATAAATAAACCATTCTATTTATTGAGTGTAACTGTGCATTAATTAGTGGAGTCTGCTATTAAAGGCCTGGCTAATTGAAGTGACACGATTCCATACTTGGTTCCTGAAGGAAGCCCTGCACAGGGTGGTCAGCAGGTCATGGTCAGTAGGCAGTGGTCAGTGGGTTGTGGTGGTCAGTAGGCTGTGGTCAGCAGGTCGTGGTCAGCACGTTGTGGTGGTCAGCAGGTCATGGTCAGTAGGCTGTGGTCAGTGGGTTGTGGTGGTCAGCAGGCTGTGGTGGTCAGCAGGCTGTGGTCAGGTGGTGATCAGCAGGTCGTGGTCAGCAGGTTGTGGTGGTCAGCCAGGACATGGTCAGCACGTCGTGGTGGTCAGCAGGCCCTGGTGGTCAGCAGGCCATGGTCAGTGGCTCATGGTGGCCAGCAGGCCCTGGTGGTCAGCAGGCTGTGGTCAATGGCTCGTGGTGGTCAGCAGGCTGTGGTCAGCAGGCTGTGGTGGTCAGCAGGTCATGGTGGTCATCAGGCCGTGGTCAGCAGGCTGTGGTGGTCAGCAGGCCGTGGTCAGTGGCTCATGGTGGTCACCAGGCTGTGGTGGCCAGCAGGCCCTGGTGGTCAGCAGGCCGCAGGCACCGGCCGGGCCAGGCGCTGCCGCAGGTGTTTGGCGAAGTCCACCTGTGTCTGGGACAGAACCTGGTTGATGATGCTCTTGGGCAGCCACCCCTGGGGAGAGCAGACACAGCCTGTGAGCAGAACTGGCCTCCCTCAGTGCCCCTGGCTCCCCCTGGCTCCCCCAGGCCCAGGTACCTTGAGGTCAATGCTGAGCAGCCAGGTGAGCCTGGTCTGGGAGGGGCTGCCAGGCAGCGGGCGCAGGACCATGCAGGTGGGACCATTCTCAGCCCTGGCGGGGAGAGAGGCTCAGGTCAGACCCCAACTCGGACTTTCCAGCCTCAAAACTGCACTTTGGGCTTTCTGCCTGTAGAAACCCAGCGACCCTGAGCCTGCAGTAAAACCCTCGTGGTGCCCTGTGGGAATCTCCTCCCTGCTCACACCTAACAGGGCTGAGCAGGTGTGGGTACCTTATGAAGCCCTCCTGCTCGGGCATGGCCCCGTAGGTGGTGGACATCCCTGCCAGCACACAGGTGGAGCCGCGTCTCCTGGAGCAGCGCACGCTCACAAAGTCCCGCGGCCCCACGATGTTCCCGGGGGTGGCGGCCGCCTTCTCGTGGGTGATCACCGTGTCCTTGCCAATCTTCTCCAGGATCTGCAGATCAGAATTAAAGCTTTCATTGGCTGCAAGCACAGCGAAAAGCTGCCTTTGGCCACCAGGTGTTCAGATACGGGGTCTGACAAAGACTTGACAATGACAATAATTCCAAATACTTGCTGTCGCAGACAActtctatgaaaaatcctttccttaagatttttcctcctaagaggcctcaggagcaaaatgtaaacattgattatctgctgctgtggaatgcaacaggtagacctttgattggcccatgttagatgtttgtaattaatggccaaacAGAGCCCAGcgggctcagacagagagcccagccacaaacctttgttatcattctttctttttctattcttagctagccttctgatgaaaccttttcttctattcctttagtatagttttaatgtaatatatatcataaaataataactcaagccttctgaaacatgaagtcagatcctcatctcaGAACCCCTTTGAACACGGTCACACTTGCTTGCCCCCAGGTGAGAGGTGTTTTTAATTCCTGAGTGAAAAACTATTCCCTTACTGCCTCTATGATTCTCTGTGCCTATTTCTTCCCCAGTCAGCCCCAACTTCCAGCAGAACTGGCAGCTCCTTGCAGGAAAATGCAAGGTGTTTCCTTACACTTGCATTAATTTCCTGCAGAATTAATCACACAGAAACTGCTCCAGACTCGCCTCAACACAGATACTGCAAAACCTCCTCTGCAAAACCTCCTCTGCATCTACAGCAGGAAATGCACTGAACACAGGCTGGCAGTGACAGGTGTGACACATTTCTCCTACCCTGACTTCTTTAACATTGGGGTTCCAGTCTCCCATCTGCTCCATGTTGTCCACCAGCTCTCCATACACCGTGTCCAGGGGCTGGTCCACCACCACCTCCAGCCGGAACACCTTCCCCACATCTGGCAGCACCTTGCTCAGCACTTTGTCCCCGTTTCCCTGCAGAGGGGAGGGCAGAGTTAgcaccagagctgctctcaaggggagggagggctgcaaggcagcaccacagggcacagcacccaCCGCCACCGTCTCTGTCTTCCAGTCGTCCTGGTCCTCCAGGATTCTGAGGGATTTCTGCAGGGCCTCCTCTCCTTGCTTGATGTAAGACATTTCCATCTCACTGAAGGGtttctcttccagccttgagcctgcagagagaggcagggctgagcaagaGCAGTGTAATGTGCCAGATGAGCTTTATCCATGCCAATACCCatctctgtgcccaggggatgGCGATTACACCCAGTTCCCACTCTGCCTTTGGCTCAGCAGAAGCACAGCCCTCCCTCAAGCAGGTTTTCCCCCAGCCTGTGAGGGTCCCTCCCCAGCAAGAAGGAACAGACCCCTCAGGTGTGTCACTTACTGAGCAAGGAGCTTCGCCTGCGCACCTGGTGGATCCAGGTGCTGGGTCCTGGGCTGTGGCTGGCcagcctgctcagctcctggctgaTGGCCACGGCAGCTTGTCTCCTCAGACCTGGGGAGAGAGCATGTCACCCACCTGGCCCTCACCATGGTCTTTTCCCCCATTTAAACACACAACATGGAAAAGTCCCTGCTTGTCACCATCTCGGTGTCCCtacaggcacagggagcagctggctgCCATCACACTGCCCTGGGGTAGGTGCTTCTAAGCAATCCTGAGCTTGGATCCAGCTCCAAAACATGCAGCAGTAAAAACACCGAGGAGCATCGTGCAGGAAAGAGCATGGAAATGGAGCACAGAAGTACAAAACCCTCACAGCCAGGGGAGTGTGACCCAGAGCTGGTCACAGGGACATGAGCCAGCCCCTTAGTGACAGGGCTCAGGGTTTCAGGGACAGTAAACCACCGAACCCAACATGCTGCAGAGTGGGGAGAACATCGCCGAGGCCCCAGCCACCACTCTGAGGAGTTCAGGAAGAAAGAGAGCCCTTTGTGGAGCCTGTGACCCAACAGGAGCTTCTCTAATAAACTTGTCAGAAAATCTGACTCTGCCTGTGAAAGTGGGGAGAGAATCCCTGAGGCCCAGGCAGCCGGACAGGAGCAACCTCAGTCCCatcctgccccaggcagccggacaggagctgccccggcccgcAGCCGGACTCACCGGTCATGTTGCGCAGGTGGCGGTAGGAGATGGCGGCGCAGAGCTTGGACGTGGCTGGCAGCATCTCCTGAGGGGTTGGAGCGTCGGCTGGGCAGTGATagtgacagtggcagtggcTGTGGCGGTGCCCTCAGGGATGGCCGCGCTGTCCCGGTGTCCGTCCGTCCGCACCGATCGCTGCTctggcccggccccgccgtgcTCGGCCTTAAGTACGCGGTGCTGAAGGATTCTGCCCCGTCAGGCGGGAGATAAGCGCCGTCACTGCGGGCCCTCACGGCGGGCCGGGCCCCCGGGCCAAGGCCGGGCCCGCTCCCCGCGCACAGCACACGGGGCCGGGAGCGTGAGGGCCCTGCGGAGCTGCCCCGGGCCCGGGCACGGCAGAGCCCCCATTGaacagccccggccccgggcacGGCAGGCAGAACCCCCCCGAACAGCTCCgtgatgttttctgaaaaatcctttccttaggatttttcctcctgagaagctgggaggcctcaggaacaaaatgtaaacgttgattatctgctgctgtggaatgcaacaggtgcatctgtgattggtctcatggggttgttggtaattaatggccaatcacagtcctAACCCTAAccagactgtctcagtcagtcaccagtctttgttatcattctttctttttctattcttagctagccttctgctgaaatcctttcttctatccttttagtatagttttaatataatatatatcataaaataataaatcagccttctgaaacatggagtcagatcctcatctcttccctcatcctcagacccctgcaaacaccaccacagatATTCCACAAATTGTGGAATAACGAGCCAGGCTGAGCCTCTGTGCACGGGACCTCACAAAAGCTGAATATTAAACCCATTGAGCTGCTGAGCCTGGGCTGAAGTGAGGAGCAGCCCCCCTACTCGCCAGGCCCCGTTATCTGCCCCAGCACGGCGGAGCAGCGATAATGATCAAGGCTGAGATGACATTTCTGGCATGAATTAcggcctggagagcagcactcGCAGGAACCTGTGAATTACAGCTGCTTGCTTTGACGTCAGCCCCTGCACCCTCTGCACGGAGCCTGACCTTGCTCCCCCATTTCAACAGCGTGGCCCAGGGGGAGGTCACCCCCTCACTGCGccagcagcctggccatggGGAGCTTCTTGTCCccccctgcctgtcccccagCTTTCCCGAGCTGATTTGAGTCCCACCTGCCTTCCAGAacgctcctgctgctccccagggctgccattCTCCACATGGGCCAGGAAACACCTCAGGCTCAGGTCAGCATTGTGGGGTtgcagggaggtgctgcagggagcaggaggaagccagcagctgcaccaTCCCTGTCCAAAACCTTCGCTGGGAGCTCTTCTTCTGTGCTATCCCTGTCCAAAACCTTTGCTGGGAGCTCTTCTTCTGTGCTATCCCTGTCCAAAACCTTCGCTGGGAGCTCCTCTTCTGTGCTATCCCTGTCCAAAACCTTTGCTGGGAGCTCCTCTTCTGTGCTATCCCTGTCCAAAACCTTCGCTGGGAGCTCCTCTTTGCAGCCACGCTCCCACAAGTGTGATTCCCAGGtcatggcacagctctgggcttcACCCAcctgctcccacctccctgcacagcacaggtgGGGAGAGAGGGTTTGGAAGCCCTGGAaatgcccagcccagggctctggccGAGCACACACTGACAGGTCTGGGTGTTGGGGACACCAGAAACACCCCAATGttgtgctgtgccccagcccttGCAGTCCCCGTGCCCTGGGAGtgagggcacagagccctcTGGAGCTGTGAGTGATCCAGGGTTCTTATCCCAGATCCAGGGAGCCCCTGGCTGGGAAGGATCCAGGGTTCTTATCCCAGATCCAAGGCTGTTTTCCCAGATCCAGGGAGTGATCCAGGGCTGTTATCCCAGATCCAGGGAGCCCCTGGCTGGGAAGGATCCAGGGTTCTTATCCCAGATCCAGGGAGCAATCCAGGGCTGTTTTCCCAGATTCAGGACTGTTATCCCAGATCCAGGGAGCCCCTGGCTGGAGCAATCCAGGGTTCCTATCCCAGATCCAGGGAGCCCCTGGCTGGAGCAATCCAGGCTTCTTCTTATCCCAGATGGAGGCGCCGCTCCCAGCGCGAGGCCTCGGCACAAGGACACGCAGTTGTTTGTGAGaagaaccaaaacaaaccacgCAGAGCCGCCCCTCTGGCTCCAGGCTGGAGGgcaccagcccagctgtgccctcaggaggggacacaggcaCACTGTGCCACAGCACGGGAGGAAATGCTGCCGGTGagcaggacacagagcccaAAAAGGCAGCAGGAACCCTCAGGGGGATCTGGTTAACTGGGACAGCTCAGCCCCCACAGACCCGGGCTCCTGCACAAAGTCACCACACACAGGGCTTGCAGTACAAATGTACAAAAACCAAAATGATGCCAGCCAAAGGCACTGGAGCTTCACCAGGACCTGAAGGCTCAGGGACCCAAGAACCCTCCAACCTGCCCAGCTGAGCTTCCTTCTAGAACATTCCCCTCGCCCAGCCCGTTCCCAGGCTCTGTCAGGGTgaccctgtccctctgcagcagcacagccccatcccaaggCTGCCCTGGTGCTATTTGCAGAGCACAGACAAACCACAGAGTGCCACAGAGGTAACACCCAACACCCCGATAAGATAACAACAGCAAGGATGGATCCATGTCTTGACCCCCACCATCTCCTTACACCCCCAaagccctgggctgcagagatGGGAccccagcaccaggctgggcagccCTTGCCTTCCTAGGCATCTCTGTAATGATCCCCCctcaccccaaaacaccccccaaacaaacagcagcagcacaaacacccCCAAAGAGCCACCCCTGCCTGCCAGAGacttcccagccacaggcaccagCTCCATTAATgctttttattcagttttgttAGAACAAGAAATAGCATTTCCTTGTTTAAACCTTTGCCACCCCCAAACCCACGACACCCACTCAAGCCCAACGGGGCAGAAATGTTTCTCCCCAAAGGGAGTGAGTGAGAATGGGCCAGCACTGGCCAcaacagctgccagtgctcagccccagcaagctgggctgggcttgtCCTCTGTCCCCCCAGCGTGGATTCTTCACCCAAAGAAgtcccaggggagcagccctgtgtTGTCCCTGCCGAGGtttgcccttccctgcccacaccaagaggctcctggggcctggcagctgcccagagccagccctgaggCCAAGGACTCTCCTCCCCACGGGAGGGAGGGCCAGGACACCTCGGGGCAAAGctgacacagctgcagcagctcccccagcaccaTGGAacaaggaggggctggagctccaggctgtgcccaggtgcagcagctcttcagcagCAGGTAATTAGTGGGTTCAGCTGGTAATTagcaggctcagctgcaggggaATGGCACAACCtggctgggggggggggggtatgGCTGGTCTGTGTTGGGGTACAGGGGTTCTGCTGCCCTCTGTGTTGGGGTACCCAGGTTCTGCTCCCTTCCTACAGCAGGATCTGTGCACAACAGGCTCCAGCATTGTCTCAGAGTGGAGCAGGGGTGCcatctgtccctgcacagcacacacagaggggacaagagctggcctgagctgtgttcATCCTGAGAGAGGGAACTGCCAGGGCCAGAACACGGGAAAACCATCGAGGTCAGGATCAAGGATTTATTTACATGTCAAGGAAACTCTCACCCAGAGTCAtgtgaggaggaaaaagcaaacaaagccaAGGAGCAGTGATTTGCCTCCCAAACACAAATGCTTGCACTCCCAGTGCGCCGGGCCCTCCTCATCTCCTTCTCCAGAAGGAGACCAAAGGCATGATTTGTGTACAGTTACCAGCACCACGGAAAAGACAATCTGAAAATGAAACCTGCCTTTCCAGGCAGTGTGTGCCTGCCCAGGGGggtcctggagcagccctggctccctgcaggagaggagcagcccctcaGTACTCATCCAATGTGTCAGCACGTGGCACGGAGAGGCCCCGCTCCTTCAGAGCCTGCACCTTCAGCTTCTCCGACTCCTGCTTGGCCTGCTGCTCCACCCGCTGCTCCTCCAGGATCTCCTCGATGGACACCTGCTGCAGAGGTGTGTCACTCTCCTTCTCCAGGTCCTGCAGGAGAAAGGAGCCTTCAGCACATACAGTCACCTGTGGCCACGCAGCGAGTGCCAGCAAACAGTGGGGCTGGCAGAAAACAGAGGTGCTGGAAGTGCTCTGAGGGGTGGGGATGTGGGCAGGGGTCTCCTGGGAAGGGGATCCTTTAGCAAACAGtgctcagctcctcctgagcCCATCCCAGACAGTgtctgctggggcagagccagcagggagctaccaggcaggcagcagtgccaccctCCAGCGGTGCCACACCAGCTGCAGTTGTTCTTTGTCCTTGTGccatcccagaggagctgtggcagcaggaggcagccctgccctgcaggctggCCTTTCTGTGATggctcagcctgagctgcctcCAATTCCAGCCCAACACAACAGCAACGTTTcacagcagacagacagacagaccgaGCATAACCCCGCCCAGCAGTGCGATTTGAGCACTTACAAtttcccccagcagcaccacattCTCGCCCCTCACCACGAAGATGCCCCGAGGGATGTCGCCGTACTTCTTGCCCACGTGGATGCGCTCCACAGTCTGGTGCAACACCAGGTTCGCTGCAGCAAAACAACGAGACAGACACAAAACCAGCGACGTTCCACCGTGAACCGCGGCTGAgcagtgtccccctgtcccctggcaCTCGGTGGCTGCCGGAGCCGGGGCACTGAAGCCACCGAGACCCAGCGAGCTCCGAGCTGAGCCCACCCGAGACCCCGCAGCACAGAAGATGATGGTGATGCTCTGAGCAAGGATGGCCGGGAGGATGGACATCACCCCAGCAGGAGGATGATAAACACCACCGGTCCCGGGAGGAGGATGAACATCACGGGTCCGGGAGGAAGATGATGAACATCGCCCGGTGCTTCTGCCCATCAAGCAGAACCACAGCGCTGGATGCACCCACGGCACGGGGAGCGCCCAGTGCAGGAGAAACCCCGGGAAGCGCCCGGTCCAGAGGTTCAACCCCCAGCACAACCACACTGGGAAAGCAGCACGGCTccctcctcatcttcctcctcctcctcctcctcgccaTCCCCGGTGctccccggcccagcccggccgtACCGAACTGGTCGATGCTCCGCAGGTACCCGATGAGCGTCCGGCCgtccctcagcagcaccaggtgTTTCTCTACGGGAAAGAAGAGCGGAGCATCGGGCACGGCCCCCGCAGCACCGGGACCCACCGGGCTGCACGGGGAACGCGGAACCGCGGGGCAGGACCGGGGGAAGCGGGATGCCGGAGCCCacggcggggcggccccgggacACTCACTGTCGATGTCCTGGATCAGGCTGGCCGTGCCGGGCATGTAGTTCATGGTGCCGCCGCGCCCGCAGCGGAAGCGCCGCCATgcgccggtgccgccgccgccgccccggaACCGCCCGCGCCGGGCGGGGCCCACCCGCCGCTGCCCTTTTAAGCCGCGCCAGCCGTGcgcgcggggccgccgccgaTTGGTTGGAGCCAGAGGGGAGCGGCAGCCGATTGGGCACGGGGCGCGTTGGGGGCGTGGCCTTGGCGGCGGCCATGGAGTCCCGcacggccgggccgggcccgcccgcgGCGGCCGCGCAGGTAACGGGGGCGAGGGGCGGGCACGGATACCGGGACGGAAACAGATCCCGGGATGGGAACGGCCCCCGAGGAGGGTACGGCCCCGGGGATCGGACACAGCCCCCGAGGCGGGCACGACCCCCGGGATCCGATAGCGTCCCCGGGACGGAAACGGCCTCTGGAACCGGACAGGGGCCCCGGGATGGACAGAGCCCCCCCGGGATGGGCACGGACCGCATCACGGAAAcggccccggggcgggcgggcagcgctCAGCCCGGCCGTGCCCCGGTAACGGGCGCGCAGGGCGGTCCCGGGGCGGGCCTGCCCGCAGCCTCCCACGCCCCGCCGGCTCTCGTGGCTCTGCTCGCGGGGCCCTCCGGGCGTGTAACGGGGCGGAAAGCAGcgcggggagggagggaggcgcTGCACCGGGACGTGTCTGGGGCGCTGTGCTGGTGCCGACATCCCGGGAACCCCGGAGCGCTTTGCGGAGCGGGAGGGCCACGGTAACGGGGCCGGGCATTGCCGGGGccggtgccagggctggggattACCGGGTCCGTTACCCGCGGGGTTGATGGCAGCTGGGTTTCGGGCTGCTGTGCAAATTCCGTGTGATGAGGAGGGTTTGccgtggtttggtttggtttggtttctccTCTGGGCTGTCAGGATGGTCCGGCCCTTCTGTAAACCCCGGCACACAGGTTGTGCAGCCTGCACTGTGGGAAAGCAGCTCAGGGtggaaaaatgctgctttgcCCGAAGGTACAGGGAAATCCTGTCCTTCAGCATCCCCTCCGCCAGGTGGAAACTCGAGTTCCCTACACATCGGTTATGGGATGGATCCAGGTAAATTCTCAGACGTGGCCTGGGTGTGCAGACAGAGACTCAcatgagctgcagctccaggagctgaacgctggctggcagagcttgTCTGTTTGAGAACGAGCTTTTCATGAACACTGGCTGGCAGAGCTTGTCTGTTTGAGAACGAGCTTTCCTGGAGAGTTTTCCATCTTCCCATTGGCGATGCAGAGCTGGCATTGaatcctccaggagctgctcactcTGAGGGGCTGCACAACTCCCCCTGAGGCCAGCTGGTACAGCCAGGTTAGACCAGGAAAGCCTAAAACTGGGGCAGAACACTGCAGGAAGGGCCAGACTCATTCCTGGATCACCTGTGCCCCATCATCACCTCCCCTGCGctcttcccctgtccccaggcgATGGATTCTCCCTATGCCAACGGAGCCTACAGCCCCCCGTACCCGCACTACgccagcctgccccagcctcgGGGCTTCTACTGCTCGGGGCCCGCGCGCAGCCCGTACCCCCCGGAGCCCGCGGGCCTCTACCGGCCCCCGTCGCCCGCCCCCGCCTGGAGCTACGTCCCCCCGGAGTGTCCCCCCGAGGGCTCGGCCCTCCGCAGGCAGCAGGTGCCCGGCTACTCCCCGCCACAGGTAAGGGCAGGGCGGGCGGTTCGTGGCATGGGTGGCGGGGCTGGGACAAGGGGGAGCGGCTCTGGTGGCTCTGAGGGCCTGGTGCTGCCGGGTTTTGCTCTGAGCAAAAGTGGCGGGCAGGCTGTTGTCTGGAGAGCCTGAACTTTTGGGTCAGGGaagtgggaatggggcaggcaacgtgagctggtgctgctccatccagctgccagggctgggtgagggtGCAGTGACCCCCCCTATAACACCTGTCCTAGGGCTGTGTGAGGGTGCAGGGTTGGGAGTGA contains:
- the STAR gene encoding steroidogenic acute regulatory protein, mitochondrial gives rise to the protein MLPATSKLCAAISYRHLRNMTGLRRQAAVAISQELSRLASHSPGPSTWIHQVRRRSSLLSSRLEEKPFSEMEMSYIKQGEEALQKSLRILEDQDDWKTETVAGNGDKVLSKVLPDVGKVFRLEVVVDQPLDTVYGELVDNMEQMGDWNPNVKEVRILEKIGKDTVITHEKAAATPGNIVGPRDFVSVRCSRRRGSTCVLAGMSTTYGAMPEQEGFIRAENGPTCMVLRPLPGSPSQTRLTWLLSIDLKGWLPKSIINQVLSQTQVDFAKHLRQRLARPVPAAC
- the LSM1 gene encoding U6 snRNA-associated Sm-like protein LSm1 isoform X2, which encodes MNYMPGTASLIQDIDKKHLVLLRDGRTLIGYLRSIDQFANLVLHQTVERIHVGKKYGDIPRGIFVVRGENVVLLGEIDLEKESDTPLQQVSIEEILEEQRVEQQAKQESEKLKVQALKERGLSVPRADTLDEY
- the LSM1 gene encoding U6 snRNA-associated Sm-like protein LSm1 isoform X1; the protein is MGRSTGRCSSSSSRTRDVHPPPGTGGVYHPPAGVMSILPAILAQSITIIFCAAGSRVGSARSSLGLGGFSAPAPAATECQGTGGHCSAAVHGGTSLVLCLSRCFAAANLVLHQTVERIHVGKKYGDIPRGIFVVRGENVVLLGEIDLEKESDTPLQQVSIEEILEEQRVEQQAKQESEKLKVQALKERGLSVPRADTLDEY